TTCTTAGCATTACGTAATTAGAAGTTGAGCAATCTTTTTAAATTCCAATTCCGACGGTACTATACTTGACAAGGTATGTAGATCGTTCACAATTTTGGTAAAGTCAATTCATTCGTCATACCGGCTATTTGCTATTGTGCATAGTATAATTTGAAACATCTAATactttacagaaaaaaatataatccaaaaGGGTTTTCGTTTTATTTGCTAATATCGACGCAGTCATTCGTTTCAACAGGTGTTTTTCCttaacatattgtaaataacgtttacatttataaaaaggaAATAGAGAAATCGCTCACCTGTCGCGCGCCCGTCTCCGCTAAATCCACTTTGTTTCCTACAACGACGATGGGCACGGCCGTGCTTTGTTTGGTTTCGTGTATTTGATCCCTCAGAGCCCTGACTTCGGTGAAACTGTTAGCGTCGGTTATGTCGTAAACCAAAATGAACGCGTCTGCCGATTGCATGGATAGCGCCCGCATTGCCGGAAATTCGTACGAGCCAGACGTGTCCAAAATGTCAAGGGTCAGCCTGACTCCAGACACGTTGAAGTCGCCGTGGTGCATTTCCTCTATTGTCCGCTTGTATTTCGTCGAGAAAGTACCGTAAAGAAATTGAGTTATGAGCGACGACTTTCCAACTTTAGCAGCTCCGAGAACAACAATTTTATGCCGGACTGCACTGTTAGTGAGGCCGCCACTGTTAGAAACTGGGTCTTCGCTTCTCTCGGTCCTGcaaagaaaaaacaaagtttgtttgttaacaaaaatatgtcgGGAAACGGGACATCATAATTGCTTACAAGCCTAACAACCGCCACCTACTGTGGTAATAGACTGCAAAATTGTCTCCTAATTTAATGGGGGTAAATCGCGTCGTAAATTTTACGGCTACGTGTGGGAGGCGTTCGGAAAGTACGATAATAATGCAAATCAGGTTAGGTAATGCGAATGGCAATATTCTTTGGTAAAACTTTGCGAAAATAGGCGACGCTCCGGTTAATGTAGTCATGTTGTAGATAAACAACAAGGGCATGGGACCGCTTATCAACGGAATCCGGGGGCGGGTCGCCTTGCTAATTGACAAACAGTGAGAGCAAACATTATTCAGTTATGGCTCGACATGCCTTGAAATACTTAAAGCGCTACGCTTTATGGAGCAATTAACCACGAACCTAATTGTAGTCTAATATAACGGTGCTGTTATCTTTGCACGGCTGTGTCAATGTGTTTTGTCGCAAAGCTTATCGGTCGACAAATAATATCGCACCGATCAATACGTAGGTATGCGATCTTGACTCATTGCTTGATAACGGGAAAGGTTATTTGCTCTACAGACACGTTGAATTATTTGCTAGGGAATAGCTTGCTCATTTATCGAATATTGTGAATAGATGATCATcttcattgtatttattaaatctgTCGGGACATTGACATTCTAAAAATCTAATGCTGTTGATTATAGTCCTTTATTTGCGACTGCAAAAGGCTTTCATACTTTATGAAGAAGAATAGCTTCCGAAAATAATCTAGTGTTAGCCTTTTATAATTTCCCGTTGCTATTGTATggtctgatattttttattcaatacgaAGAATATGAGGCAAATACCGATGTATAAAACTAAAAGATGTTTTCGCAAACACAAAAAAGGCAAGTATAAACGAGTGTTTCAGCCTTGTTTCGGTTTAGAAAATCTGTCGGTGAATGAAAATCTATCGGAATTTAATATCGATTCAATTCTTTTAATATTCGAAAAAGGTCAATTTAACTTAGCTACATATTTAGATTAATCAAATGTCGACGTATTTCGAGCTATAGTCTCTTATAACCATTTTGACTCTAAAATTACGTTCGAAATTAAATTATCCACAGCGATATCAGCACGTAGTTTTCCTACCGGTTATGGCCGTCATGTGCAGATTCGGATTGTATaaagtgttttaaaattttcattccACACAACCGCGGACACCCGCAGCGTGGCGCGGCACCATGCGCTATGCGCTAATCCACCTAGTATTAaactttatatgtataacacTTGAGTACTTTTCAGAAGTGCGAGCtcgtgattttataatattcttttgagTGTCTATAAACATATACTTAAAGTTAAAACAGCCGTGAAATAGATTGattaggtttaaaaaaataatagatgaACTTCTGTCGGTCGACTTTGCAGCCCATTTGAGGCAAGCCTTATATTATGAAGCTCATCAGGTCCAAGGTTTGACTccctgatattataatatttattttctataaacaaaGTTAACACGGACAGAAAATGAATTTTGCGCTATAAGTATAAAGACAAGTCGCTTCCTCTCACGAGGGAAACGGAaccttttatattatgttctttatCTAGCATTAAGAAAAAATCacaagctttttatattttatacagctCTAACCACTTTAtccatcataattttaaaaaacaagaGCAAACGTCTTAACTAACCGACACAATTACACCTAAGCAGTTGAAAGCCATGCATCAGCGAAATGTTTCCATTAGTGGTCCTGATTACACCATTGTTTGCTTGCAGTTAAATACCGCTCGCATTGTCAACCCCACTCTCACCCAATTACGGTTGATAACAACGTTTCGTATGTTATCCTGTATTACTTCACGTTCAACATATAAAAAGTCAGTTGGTTTTCAGCGGCGTTTTAATCTGCTTTTCGTtgttacttgtttttttttgagttatATTCAATTTAAGCGGGGTTTATAcatgtagtagtagtagtattagTAGAAGTAAATAAACGTAGAAACCGAAACCGAACCGTAGAAACCGGTGAATGGATGAAATTCGGCGCACTGATAGACCtgggttaatttttttataatggctACACTGATTTCAACCTGGTCAATTACAAAGAAGATTTTTATACCGGTAAAGAGTTTTCCCGCAGGCGATCGCGCAAGTAACACTTagtgaatttataaatttgGTCTATagatgattttatattatattctttattattttatcattagagCCTATCAtgaatagtataatatttttatgagattGTTCAGTCATTgctacattattattttggagCCATATTGTGTTgacagttaatttatttataacatcagCCATTAGGTATGAAGTAGTgtgaatacatatatattacatacctacatagttattatttcatccaaaataatataacctTAAAGATCAAATCTTGAAGCTCAACTTTAcccataaaaacaaatattcgtttatttattgaaagtgGAGTGCGTCGAATATAAAAGTTTGAGTCAGATTCCATGCAGTAGCAATTACCTGAGTGCACGGGAATGCGCTTGGTCATTTTTTGTAGGATTAAGATGCATAGCGACGAACTTTCAAAGGAAGTTTATAGCTTAAAGCTCACAAAGAACTTAACTAGGCTTAACAAAGTAAgtaatttttccttttatatttgaaaagcgGAATGTGTaatgtaataagttttaaatagtAATGGCAGGAATACTTGAAACTGGTGGTGGTAGCTGCCTAGGGTGGCACTAATGGGGACCTGCCACCTAGTATATCACTGCCgggattttgaaaaaataataggGCTTAGATAAGGAAGGAATTTGTTAGTTGTTTAGGCTTCTAAACATAGAAGGCCAAATAGACTGATAAATTGTTTAAGTCAAATAGCaatgtttatatacattttatcgtAATGTTTAAATTCTCACGGGTACTATAAATACGGTTGTTTTAGCTAAATTGGGAAATAAAACAACGTTGATACAAAACAAAGACAAACGCTGATAATCTTAACGAGTTTCATctgaaatgtaattttgttcGCACACATAGCTTTCATTCGCTTAGAAATGTGTCGTTTTAATACTCTCGCTTAtacattcaattaaatatttgaaaggaAAATTTGTATAAAGTCGCGTAGTTAGTTCACGAGTTCTTATAATGAACTTGTTAACTTTTGATATAAGTAGGCTTTATAATTGCGTATTATGTTTAGAGTTGATTttgttaaccgacttaaaaaaaagaggaggttctcaattagactgtttttttatgtttgttacctcagaactttttaGTAGGTGAACCGTTTTacatgattctttttttatttgaaagctggtgcttccctGGTGATCCcatatatattatgtcattGTTCTTGGACCCTTGACTTCGGAAATACATCAAAAAACTCTTACAATGATGTCGTCAACTATAATATATGTCCTcaacgtatactgatttttacaaacacaaaagagcatagtataaaacattttaacaaaaaattatattataatttttattaggcaccgactccaaaattggtaaccagtatataggtaacgttaaattattttttggtttttagtcgtttttgaaggcggtataatttttggttatttaaatagaatattcaGGCAAACATAAAGACTAGATTTGCTAAAActacaaaaactaaaaccaatTAGTAGATTCTTCATAAAgcgtacaaaaaatacaatttaacgaATTTGGTGAATCGAACATTTTTTGCACTGAACGCGATATTGGTAAGATATAGACTGGGTTAGAGGAGTTTTACGAGGAGATCGCTATAACCACCAGCGGGCGGCaccatattacatttattagtcTATTAAACGAAAGCAATCGATGTCACCGTATATTCCTATTGATTTGGacgttattgatattttaaaacttgttcAAAATATCCGAACGTTTTATGTCACGGCGTGTTCGGATATTTATCGACGTTTTGACTGTATGAGTATCTGATGTgttatttccaatatttttcagtctttcattgttattttttaactgTAATTCGAATACCGGCAGTTTATATTAGCGAGTGGCCGatttggaacaaaaaaaaatagacaatcGCACAAAGCAACAACTGAATAGACGTAGAGGcagaattaagaaaaaaaacaaaagcaaataactatgtaaatattgtatatctgGATTAATAAGAACATACATTTGTAACATTATTTAGTAAAACACAGCCCATAGGGCACTGAAACAAGTTATCTGACTTTTTGtccttataaaaacaattcttAGATAATACTTTTTGTGTTCAAACCTCAGGAATCCCTCAGGGAGCTATAGTTCTTGTATCTTAGACATGTCCATAACCTCACTTCTGTCATAAAATAACATTCTTTTATTTACGACTTTGAGagtataaaaatcattattatatgaaCTGGAGTTTCCAGAATGTTTTTAGCAAAAACAAAACTGAAACGTAGTACAATTTACATAAGAGCTTTTTAACATTGTATGTTTAGTAATAAAAGGTAGgagttgttttaaattataatgttgtgtaattgcttaatttaaaaaaggattaactttttaagaataaaatattaatgtttcagTCTTACTTTTTGTGACTATACTATacggaataatttaataa
This genomic window from Manduca sexta isolate Smith_Timp_Sample1 chromosome 17, JHU_Msex_v1.0, whole genome shotgun sequence contains:
- the LOC115445170 gene encoding ras-related protein Rap-2b, with the protein product MKGRHQFRRRFSLQPSFMKEDHDDERRPHRTERSEDPVSNSGGLTNSAVRHKIVVLGAAKVGKSSLITQFLYGTFSTKYKRTIEEMHHGDFNVSGVRLTLDILDTSGSYEFPAMRALSMQSADAFILVYDITDANSFTEVRALRDQIHETKQSTAVPIVVVGNKVDLAETGARQIEFHTTESVVTVDWENGFVEASAKDNINVSQIFKELLVQAKVKYNLSPALRRRRRQSLPTGPQGAPGSSPTPPAPSQPHVPSPAQLAHLQQIRERHNSKRNSCVIS